In Carya illinoinensis cultivar Pawnee chromosome 6, C.illinoinensisPawnee_v1, whole genome shotgun sequence, a single genomic region encodes these proteins:
- the LOC122314332 gene encoding uncharacterized protein LOC122314332 → MLITQLYFNSLFVTIPRTASYLCHFLPLFLSGDSLSLSLSLSLSLIYIAEPLSKIPVHETSKELPMDPCSFVRILVGNLAVKFAVASKPSFSVVHPSTSPCFCKIKLDKFLTQYSNVPLVAQESQTNSLDCSLAASFTLNKTHIDKLMEKGRNPVLQIAVYLGRRGTTCGFNGGKLLGKVAVEVDLRAVETRASNIHQGWVAIGGNEKKGSSAQLYVSVRAEPDPRYVFQFDGEPECSPQVFQVHGDVRQPVFSCKFGFKNMNDRNLHCWPSSSEPSTSRSCLMGSHTEKDQTEKQRKGWHITIHDLSGSAVAVASMVTPFVPSRGSHSVSQSSPGAWLILRPEDGAWNPWGRLEAWREGGCSDAVGYRFELFTCTDAATTLAADSISSRNGGKFSIDRTFGVSNTPGHTPNSSCDLGSGSRSRRGSSSGSGSGLEIGYGPLSPPRYRGFVVSSTVEGAGKCSKPEVEVGVRHVTCAEDAATYVALAAAMDLSMDACGLFSKKLRKELRRQWIQ, encoded by the exons ATGCTAATAACCCAGCTGTACTTCAACAGCCTGTTCGTTACCATTCCACGTACTGCATCATATCTCTGTCACTTTCTTCCTCTATTTCTTTCcggtgactctctctctctctctctctctctctctctctctctcatatatataGCAGAACCCCTGAGCAAGATACCAGTCCACGAAACCTCCAAAGAGCTTCCAATGGATCCGTGCTCTTTCGTGCGGATCCTCGTCGGCAACCTTGCCGTTAAGTTTGCCGTAGCCTCCAAGCCTTCCTTCTCCGTCGTCCATCCCTCAACGTCTCCGTGCTTCTGCAAGATCAAGCTCGATAAATTCCTCACCCAGTACAGTAATGTGCCTTTGGTagcccaagaaagccaaaccaACTCCTTGGATTGCTCTCTGGCCGCTTCCTTCACTCTAAACAAGACCCACATCGACAAACTTATGGAGAAGGGAAGGAACCCGGTCTTGCAGATTGCGGTCTATCTGGGGCGAAGAGGGACCACGTGTGGCTTCAACGGTGGGAAGCTGCTGGGGAAGGTCGCGGTGGAGGTGGATTTGCGCGCGGTGGAGACAAGGGCTAGTAATATTCACCAAGGTTGGGTTGCCATCGGAGGGAACGAGAAGAAGGGTTCGTCGGCGCAGTTGTACGTTAGCGTGAGGGCCGAGCCCGATCCAAGATATGTGTTCCAGTTCGATGGAGAGCCAGAGTGCAGTCCTCAAGTTTTTCAGGTCCATGGAGATGTTAGGCAGCCGGTGTTTTCTTGCAAGTTCGGTTTCAAGAACATGAATGATCGGAATTTACACTGTTG gccATCGTCGAGCGAACCAAGCACTTCAAGAAGTTGCTTAATGGGTTCTCACACTGAAAAGGACCAAACAGAAAAACAGCGGAAGGGTTGGCACATAACCATTCACGACCTCTCGGGCTCGGCGGTCGCCGTGGCCTCCATGGTCACTCCGTTCGTACCGTCCCGTGGCTCCCACAGCGTCAGCCAATCTAGTCCCGGTGCTTGGCTCATTCTTCGCCCCGAGGACGGCGCCTGGAACCCGTGGGGCCGCCTCGAGGCGTGGCGCGAGGGTGGCTGCTCTGATGCTGTCGGCTACCGCTTCGAGCTCTTCACCTGCACCGACGCCGCCACCACGCTGGCTGCCGACTCAATCAGCTCCAGGAACGGCGGGAAATTCAGCATAGACAGAACCTTCGGCGTCAGCAACACCCCAGGGCACACCCCCAACAGCAGCTGCGATCTTGGATCCGGGTCAAGATCCAGACGCGGTTCGAGCTCCGGTTCAGGATCGGGGTTAGAAATCGGGTATGGACCATTGTCGCCGCCACGGTACAGAGGGTTTGTAGTGTCTTCAACGGTGGAGGGAGCGGGGAAGTGCAGCAAaccggaggtggaggtgggcgTAAGGCACGTGACATGCGCGGAGGACGCGGCGACTTACGTGGCATTGGCAGCAGCCATGGATCTGAGCATGGACGCTTGCGGGTTGTTCTCGAAGAAGCTGCGGAAGGAGCTGAGGCGACAGTGGATCCAGTAG
- the LOC122312746 gene encoding basic form of pathogenesis-related protein 1-like, whose amino-acid sequence MGQSMRFILANAICLMGLISILTHVSQAQNSHQDFVNAHNAARARVGVGPIHWNYTIAAYAQNYANKRIRDCNLEHSMGPYSENLAGGWSGLTAVDAVKMWVDEKKYYNYKKNSCVGDECRHYTQIVWRDTLHLGCARVRCKSGGIFVICDYDPPGNNDGQRPY is encoded by the coding sequence ATGGGGCAGAGCATGAGGTTTATCCTAGCCAATGCCATATGCTTGATGGGGTTAATCTCAATCCTAACTCATGTCTCCCAAGCCCAAAACTCGCACCAAGATTTCGTCAATGCACACAATGCAGCTCGTGCCCGAGTTGGTGTGGGTCCAATTCATTGGAACTACACCATTGCAGCCTATGCTCAAAATTATGCGAACAAGAGGATCAGAGACTGCAACTTGGAGCATTCCATGGGACCCTATTCAGAAAACCTTGCCGGAGGCTGGAGTGGATTGACTGCAGTAGATGCGGTGAAGATGTGGGTAGATGAGAAGAAATACTACAACTATAAGAAAAACTCGTGTGTTGGCGATGAGTGTCGGCATTACACACAAATTGTGTGGCGCGACACTCTGCATCTCGGGTGTGCGAGAGTCAGGTGTAAGAGTGGAGGGATATTTGTGATTTGCGACTACGATCCTCCGGGCAACAACGATGGCCAACGTCCTTActaa
- the LOC122312823 gene encoding CBS domain-containing protein CBSX5-like, which produces MNSLFRFISDKLTDINLSTTTIDADSASAAASAFGRFLSSSCSLPCLSFSFFAINGNEISRILHAKPILSDLCLGKPALRSLPISATVADALAALKNTDDNFISVWDCVDHSAKVEFGHDNVGVGCECRCVGKVCMVDVICYLCRDENLFSPSAALKAPVSAILPKILGLVRHLEPSSRLWEAIDLILQGAQNLVVPIQTKLSSYSRRKQLQKPSTTGPTTIHNGREFCWLTQEDVIRFLLGSIGLFSSLPALSVDTLGIITTDILAIDYYSPASSAIGAISRSLCEQTSVADSGIVMLWIRNVL; this is translated from the exons ATGAATTCTCTCTTTCGATTTATCTCCGACAAACTTACCGACATCAACCTCAGTACCACAACCATCGACGCCGACTCAGCCTCTGCTGCTGCTTCTGCTTTTGGTCGCTTCTTGTCCTCCTCGTG ctctctcccatgcctctctttttcatttttcgccATCAACGGAAACGAAATCTCTCGGATTCTTCACGCAAAACCGATTTTATCAGACCTCTGTCTCGGCAAACCAGCCCTGAGGTCCTTGCCCATTTCTGCCACCGTCGCTGACGCTTTGGCGGCCTTGAAAAATACCGATGACAACTTCATCAGCGTATGGGACTGCGTCGATCACTCGGCCAAGGTTGAGTTTGGTCACGACAACGTCGGCGTTGGCTGTGAGTGCCGTTGCGTTGGCAAGGTGTGCATGGTGGATGTGATATGCTATCTTTGCAGGGATGAGAATCTGTTTTCTCCTTCTGCTGCCCTGAAGGCGCCTGTTTCTGCAATCTTGCCAAAGATTCTTGGACTCGTGAGGCATCTGGAGCCATCTTCGAG ATTGTGGGAAGCCATCGATCTGATTCTGCAAGGAGCCCAGAACCTTGTGGTACCGATACAAACCAAACTAAGCAGCTATTCAAGAAGAAAACAGCTCCAAAAACCCTCGACCACCGGCCCTACTACCATCCACAACGGCCGCGAATTCTGCTGGTTGACTCAAGAGGACGTGATCCGGTTCCTTCTCGGCTCCATCGGGCTCTTCTCCTCGCTCCCGGCGCTCTCTGTTGACACTCTTGGCATTATCACCACCGACATCTTAGCCATTGACTATTACTCCCCTGCCTCTTCGGCAATTGGAGCTATATCCCGCTCTCTCTGTGAGCAAACTTCAGTGGCTGATTCTGGTATTGTTATGCTTTGGATCCGTAATGTATTGTGA
- the LOC122313860 gene encoding cilia- and flagella-associated protein 251-like, whose translation MIKRSPSRNHRSKGVKVKHVLQICLLLGVCFWLIYQVKHSHDKKKEFDGKDAKLSVKTQSGNELLKFGRKDLHPRLEEVPEIEKHVEEEEEETGGEEEENKHDEEERDEEENRHEEKEQDEEENKHEVEDQEEEENKSEEIEDEERGAGNDGIDENDQEKLDGDVDHDEELIDEEKEGEEEDKESERNESDNKESQVETSLEDQDRDGGNHEAREEQYKGDDASSAVTHDAQTIISEADRLSSGNSIEISEMNILDQENKSNGTQETDTDQNNPAIKVVESEIDNNGTSPNAITIEQKGNNGSSNSVDGLVENSTRTAQSTDQPKASNDTTLVSKEVSNNNSDEVSTDRNNSTDTGIGTSGFSLQNGIVNISDSAHAQNITADLSSVQALEMEQNGKSTSVSESNQSDVNSTVSIKIEKAGAGASAGARESSTSSNTTESVLSEKITTETEDGSVSSISKENTDATKNKADGKSELDRTNESTDNSSRDEVPDAVEHNPVDASDSHIALDERVDTKLDKMPEIRTEGENSKAVAAG comes from the coding sequence ATGATCAAGCGATCACCAAGCAGAAACCACAGATCCAAAGGCGTCAAGGTGAAGCATGTTCTGCAAATTTGTCTATTGCTTGGTGTATGCTTCTGGTTAATCTACCAAGTTAAGCATTCCCATGATAAAAAGAAGGAATTCGATGGGAAAGATGCTAAACTCTCAGTCAAGACACAAAGTGGCAATGAGCTTCTTAAATTTGGGAGGAAAGATCTCCATCCTCGTTTGGAAGAAGTACCTGAGATAGAGAAGCAtgtggaagaagaggaagaagaaactggaggagaagaagaagaaaacaaacatGATGAAGAAgagcgagatgaagaagaaaacaGGCATGAAGAAAAAGAGCAAGATGAAGAGGAGAACAAGCATGAAGTagaagatcaagaggaagaGGAAAACAAGAGCGAAGAGATAGAAGATGAGGAAAGAGGAGCAGGAAATGATGGGATAGACGAAAATGAtcaagagaaattagatggggaTGTTGATCATGATGAGGAATTGATAGATGAGGAGAAAGAGGGAGAAGAGGAAGACAAGGAGAGTGAGAGGAATGAGAGTGATAACAAAGAAAGCCAAGTAGAAACTTCTTTGGAGGATCAGGATCGCGATGGAGGTAACCATGAGGCTCGAGAGGAACAATACAAGGGAGATGATGCTTCCAGTGCAGTGACCCATGACGCCCAGACTATCATCTCAGAGGCTGATAGATTAAGTTCAGGGAACTCAATTGAGATATCTGAAATGAATATCTTAGATCAAGAGAACAAATCCAATGGCACTCAGGAAACTGATACTGATCAAAACAATCCAGCAATAAAGGTGGTAGAAAGTGAAATTGATAACAATGGCACTTCTCCGAATGCAATTACTATCGAACAGAAGGGAAATAATGGTTCTTCCAACTCTGTGGATGGCTTAGTTGAAAATTCTACAAGGACAGCCCAATCCACTGATCAGCCTAAAGCAAGCAATGACACAACTCTGGTGAGTAAGGAAGTGAGCAATAATAACTCAGATGAAGTAAGTACCGATAGGAATAACTCAACAGATACAGGTATAGGCACTTCTGGTTTTTCCCTGCAGAATGGGATAGTAAATATTTCTGATTCGGCTCATGCCCAAAATATAACAGCGGACCTCTCAAGTGTGCAGGCCTTGGAAATGGAACAGAATGGTAAATCTACCTCGGTTTCTGAGAGCAATCAATCTGATGTTAATTCAACGGTttcaattaaaattgaaaaagctggTGCCGGTGCCAGTGCCGGTGCCAGAGAATCATCTACCTCATCTAATACTACGGAGTCTGTTCTATCAGAAAAGATCACAACTGAAACAGAAGATGGCTCTGTGTCTTCAATTTCAAAGGAAAATACTGATGCTACAAAGAACAAGGCAGATGGAAAGAGTGAATTAGATCGAACCAATGAAAGCACAGACAATTCCTCCAGAGATGAAGTTCCGGATGCTGTTGAACACAACCCTGTTGATGCGTCTGATTCACATATCGCTCTAGATGAAAGAGTAGACACAAAGCTGGATAAGATGCCGGAGATAAGAACAGAAGGAGAAAACAGCAAAGCCGTTGCCGCGGGGTGA
- the LOC122312946 gene encoding probable xyloglucan endotransglucosylase/hydrolase protein 10, with protein MHNYQKLMIALIGLLMLGMVQISRASLVSTGDFNKDFFVMWSPSHVNTSADGGTRSMKLDQESGSGFSSNQMFLFGQIDMQIKLVPGRSAGTVVAYYLTSDQPNRDEVDFEFLGNVVGRPYILQTNIYADGFDDREERINLWFDPTKDFHTYSILWNLYQIVFMVDSIPIRVYRNHADKGVAYPRWQPMSIKATIWNGDSWATGGGRDKIDWSKGPFIASFRNYKIDACIWKGNARFCRAESSSNWWNTEQFSTLTSMQRRWFKWVRKYHMIYDYCQDNQRFQNKLPKECSLPKY; from the exons ATGCACAATTACCAGAAACTCATGATCGCCCTCATTGGGCTTCTTATGCTAGGAATGGTTCAGATTTCAAGAGCATCTTTAGTTTCAACGGGGGACTTCAATAAGGATTTCTTTGTTATGTGGTCTCCTAGCCATGTAAACACTTCAGCTGATGGTGGAACAAGAAGCATGAAGCTTGACCAAGAATCAG GTTCTGGTTTTTCTTCGAACCAGATGTTTCTTTTTGGACAAATTGACATGCAAATTAAACTAGTACCAGGTCGTTCGGCCGGCACGGTCGTGGCCTATTAT CTGACATCTGATCAACCTAACCGGGACGAGGTAGATTTTGAGTTTCTTGGCAATGTTGTTGGGCGACCATACATACTTCAAACAAATATTTATGCCGACGGCTTTGACGACCGTGAAGAAAGGATTAACCTATGGTTTGATCCGACAAAGGACTTTCATACGTATTCAATCTTGTGGAACCTTTACCAAATTGT GTTCATGGTGGACTCGATTCCCATAAGGGTGTACAGAAACCATGCAGACAAGGGAGTGGCATATCCTAGGTGGCAGCCAATGAGCATCAAAGCCACCATATGGAATGGTGACAGCTGGGCAACAGGAGGGGGACGAGATAAAATCGATTGGTCAAAGGGACCCTTCATAGCTTCATTCAGGAACTACAAGATTGACGCTTGTATATGGAAAGGAAATGCAAGGTTTTGTAGGGCAGAAAGTTCAAGCAATTGGTGGAACACGGAACAATTCAGCACCCTAACATCTATGCAAAGGAGGTGGTTCAAATGGGTGAGGAAATACCACATGATTTATGACTATTGCCAAGACAACCAGAGATTCCAAAACAAGCTTCCCAAGGAGTGCTCTCTTCCCAAGTATTAA
- the LOC122313834 gene encoding pathogenesis-related protein 1-like: protein MAFFKLSRPALICLILGLTLVLLLPDFSHAQDSPKDFLDAHSAARAEVGVPPLTWDDQVASYAQNYANQRIGDCNMVHSGGPYGENIAWSSGDLMGTDAVKMWVDEKSNYDPNSNTCVGGQCLHYTQVVWRNSVRLGCAKVRCNSGGTFIGCNYDPPGNYNGERPY from the coding sequence ATGGCGTTCTTCAAGCTATCACGACCAGCTCTCATTTGCCTGATCTTAGGCTTAACCCTAGTACTGCTACTCCCCGATTTCTCCCACGCCCAAGACTCCCCAAAAGACTTCCTCGACGCACACAGTGCCGCCCGTGCAGAGGTGGGCGTTCCACCTCTGACCTGGGACGACCAAGTAGCCTCGTATGCACAGAATTATGCCAATCAGCGCATTGGCGATTGCAATATGGTTCACTCCGGCGGGCCGTATGGTGAAAACATTGCATGGAGCAGCGGTGACCTGATGGGGACAGATGCGGTGAAGATGTGGGTGGACGAGAAATCGAACTATGACCCTAACTCCAACACGTGTGTTGGTGGGCAGTGTCTGCACTATACTCAGGTGGTGTGGCGCAACTCGGTTCGTCTCGGATGTGCTAAGGTTCGGTGCAATAGTGGAGGTACATTCATTGGCTGCAACTACGATCCCCCGGGCAATTACAATGGAGAGCGGCCTTACTAG